A section of the Clostridium sp. TW13 genome encodes:
- a CDS encoding PadR family transcriptional regulator, with amino-acid sequence MKNSGNKTKFLILGLLSERPLSGYEIKKIVDTRFSFFWSESFGQIYPQLKKLNEEGLIEEQSLNELENSKGSKKYKITDSGIFQLKQWLEEPVEKEVVRYEILLKMYFSNEIAPEVMLGHIKEFQLAHQQQMKLFEKYQDQLEKYKDVHENHEDILMVLSFGQKVWKAYDDWCEEVSAILEKKRGVK; translated from the coding sequence ATGAAAAACTCAGGTAATAAAACTAAATTTCTTATTCTTGGATTATTAAGTGAAAGGCCTTTATCAGGCTATGAAATAAAAAAGATAGTGGATACACGATTTTCATTTTTTTGGAGTGAAAGTTTTGGGCAAATATATCCTCAATTAAAAAAACTTAATGAAGAAGGATTAATTGAAGAGCAATCTTTAAACGAATTAGAAAACAGTAAAGGAAGTAAAAAGTATAAAATAACAGATAGTGGAATCTTTCAGTTAAAGCAATGGTTAGAAGAACCAGTGGAAAAAGAAGTAGTCAGATATGAAATTTTACTTAAAATGTATTTTTCAAATGAAATTGCGCCGGAAGTTATGTTGGGGCATATAAAAGAATTTCAATTAGCTCATCAACAGCAAATGAAGCTTTTTGAAAAATATCAAGATCAATTAGAAAAATACAAGGATGTACATGAGAATCATGAGGATATATTAATGGTACTTTCTTTTGGACAAAAAGTATGGAAAGCTTATGATGATTGGTGTGAGGAAGTAAGTGCTATATTAGAAAAAAAGAGAGGAGTGAAATAG
- a CDS encoding class I SAM-dependent methyltransferase — MGILEDKFSKISGGRILDVGTGGGSFIPMFTDLFKEYTEIIGIDSNEKAIKMSQESFRQENIRFICMDAAKMSFEDGSMDTVCISNTLHHLPNYEEVLKEMYRVLKPGGLFIINEMFCDNQTKKQLSHVYIHHLCAEIDTIVGNYHGSTFKKQEIIYIAKQVGIKVEDIFEYSTAEEQQAELNADEEREILDSCFDAMDKSLERIKGTKQYTSIKNRINSLRQRLYEVGFMSATELVVLGRK, encoded by the coding sequence ATGGGAATATTAGAAGATAAGTTTTCAAAAATATCAGGAGGAAGAATATTAGATGTAGGAACTGGTGGGGGATCATTTATTCCTATGTTTACTGATTTATTTAAAGAGTATACTGAAATTATTGGAATTGATAGTAATGAAAAAGCTATAAAAATGTCTCAAGAATCATTTAGACAAGAGAATATTAGATTTATTTGTATGGATGCTGCTAAGATGAGTTTTGAAGATGGAAGTATGGATACAGTTTGTATTTCTAATACCTTACATCATTTGCCTAATTATGAAGAAGTATTAAAAGAGATGTACAGAGTTTTAAAACCTGGAGGTCTATTTATTATTAATGAAATGTTTTGTGATAATCAAACCAAGAAACAACTTTCTCACGTATATATTCATCATCTTTGTGCAGAGATAGATACTATAGTAGGTAATTATCATGGAAGCACCTTTAAAAAGCAAGAGATAATATATATTGCAAAGCAAGTTGGAATTAAAGTAGAAGATATATTTGAATACAGTACAGCTGAAGAGCAACAAGCTGAATTAAATGCTGATGAGGAAAGGGAGATATTAGATAGTTGTTTTGATGCTATGGATAAGTCGCTTGAAAGAATTAAAGGTACTAAGCAATACACATCTATAAAGAATAGAATAAATTCTCTTAGACAACGCTTATATGAGGTTGGATTTATGAGTGCAACGGAGCTTGTGGTATTGGGAAGAAAGTAG
- a CDS encoding cysteine ABC transporter substrate-binding protein, whose translation MKKIKKIIAALALTTMVVGTMVGCSKTNSNDSSKGSSAATIADIKKRGTIKIGVFSDKAPFGYVDSNGKNQGFDVYVAKRFAKDLLGDESKAEFVLVDAASRVAYLESKKVDIIMANFTVTDERKQKVDFANPYMKVSLGIVSPNNAKITSIDQLKGKKVIVAKGTTAETFLTKNYPDIQLVKYEQYSEIFQALKDGRGDAIVSDNTEVIAWAKDNPGFTVGVPTLGSADTIAPAVTKGNKELLDWINKEFETLGKENFVHKAYESTLTPVYGKDFEENLVIEGGKVK comes from the coding sequence ATGAAAAAGATTAAAAAAATTATAGCAGCGTTAGCTCTAACTACAATGGTAGTAGGAACAATGGTAGGTTGCAGTAAAACAAATAGTAATGATTCTTCTAAGGGAAGCTCAGCAGCAACCATAGCAGACATTAAAAAACGTGGAACAATAAAGATTGGTGTATTTAGCGATAAGGCTCCATTTGGATATGTTGATTCAAATGGCAAAAATCAAGGATTTGACGTATATGTAGCAAAAAGATTTGCAAAGGATCTTTTAGGTGATGAATCAAAGGCAGAATTTGTTCTAGTAGATGCAGCAAGCAGAGTAGCTTATCTAGAATCTAAAAAAGTTGACATAATAATGGCTAACTTTACAGTTACAGATGAAAGAAAGCAAAAGGTGGATTTTGCTAATCCATACATGAAGGTATCTTTAGGAATTGTATCACCAAACAATGCAAAGATAACTTCTATAGATCAATTAAAAGGTAAAAAGGTTATTGTAGCTAAAGGAACTACTGCAGAAACCTTCCTTACAAAGAATTATCCAGATATACAGTTAGTTAAGTATGAACAATATTCAGAGATATTCCAAGCTTTAAAAGATGGACGTGGTGATGCAATAGTAAGTGATAATACAGAAGTTATAGCTTGGGCTAAAGACAATCCTGGATTTACCGTTGGAGTACCAACACTTGGAAGTGCAGATACTATAGCACCAGCGGTTACTAAAGGGAATAAAGAACTTTTAGATTGGATAAACAAAGAATTTGAAACCTTAGGAAAAGAAAACTTTGTGCACAAAGCTTATGAGAGCACATTAACACCTGTATATGGTAAAGATTTTGAAGAAAATCTAGTTATTGAAGGTGGAAAAGTAAAATAA